Genomic window (Magnolia sinica isolate HGM2019 chromosome 6, MsV1, whole genome shotgun sequence):
ACATGATGGATTGGATGGGCCTGGCATAACATAATCATGttaaaggttggatggcatacacacaatccagtgggacccacacggGCAGGTGAAGAACCGGCCTATCCTAGTAGGTTGCAGAGTTCTTCAACCGGCCTCACAGAGGTCATAGATCTTGTTTatatgtttttaaaatttttaaaaaaaaaaaatcaaaaaactcCTACGATCAAGAAGATCATACCATCCATCACGATTTCCAGTCTAACAACAATTTCCCCATTTGAGTTTTGGCGAACTTGATCTCTGGTTTTAGATGATGTTATTATGTATTATGAGTAACATTGAGAATGTTGTGCAGTTGGTAAATCATGGAGTTAGCTCTACCTTAGTAGAGAAAATGAAGTTAGAGATTCAAGAATTCTTTAAGTTACCtttggaagagaaaaagaaatactgTCAGAAGGAAGGAGATGTAGAGGGACTTGGGCAGGCTTTCGTTGTATCAGAAGAACAGAAACTCGATTGGGGTGACATGTTCTTCTTGAACACCCTCCCACCTCATTTAAGGAAGCCCCATCTTTTTGACGACCTTCCCCCATCTTTCAGGTAATTACTCCACTTCCAATCACCACACACTTTCGTCTATCCCCACCGTCTAATTGATGGACCACACTCTAAAACTTTCGATGAACCCATGCAATATCTGGGTCATTCATCTGGCATCGAAATTCAGACTGGCTCCCTTGGTGCAATCATCAGGTTTGATCCCTTGAATCTGACCAGGTGTTTTCACATTTATACATGGTCAATCTCCAGAGTGCATCATCCAGATGCTTGGACTAAGCAACATTCACATGGGGCCGCTTGATGAAAGGCTCAGATCTCTCACACATATTCGACATTCGCATATTGGGTGCTTGAGTTCAGCCACCCTATGGATGGGCAGCTGCAAATAGCACTCAAAATTATAGCGAATCGAAGTTTCCTCATCATCTAACATAGACAATGACCATAAGTTATgaggaaaagcaaaagaagattcaatttATGGGATGGTTGAGATTACTCAAACAGTCCGATCGTCTTACCAAGGCTCACATTGGATTGATAGGCAGGTACGCAATCATACAGTGGAGAGCCCTTGTTTGGATGTCACTAAAAGGTTTTTTCTCATTTCACTTGAACAGAAATTAAATGTTAGAGATTTTGGTAAAGATTAAAAGAAAAATTGATGGCCCATAACTTACAGtgctttggttgcaccaaatttcatgatttaTCAGTCTAATTTAGTGCAAAATGTCATGATATTGGATTCAACTAAACGCATCTTATTTcaattaacagtaattatgtattagagatcatagtcTAGGAAATCATATGATATTTTGCTCCAAATCATACCGATTAATCATGAGATATCaaggaatttcatgatatttgattcaaccaaatgcaccctaaattaTAATCGCTCATACATAATagctattaactaaaatgagatgaattcattgTTATGCAGGAACCAAAGGGGGGGACTTAAACACTCCTCCTACTTTCCCTTTTATCAGGTTTTATATTTGACTCTCTAGTAAGATTTTAGGAAATCCTCACACATCATCGGATGTCGATATCAATCTGTAAATGGAGTTTTAACTCTTTCAGTATTCAATTGCAGGGAGACACTGGGAACCTATGCAGTGGAGTTGAAAAAGCTGGCCATGGCCATATTGGGATTCATGGCTAGAGCTCTTGGGATGAAGGtagaggagatgagagagctGTTTGAAGAAGGATTCCAGTCAATGAGGATAAATTATTTCCCACCATGCCCTCGACCAGAGTCAGTGATTGGCCTTTCACCCCACTCAGattctgtgggccttaccattcTACTTCAAATCAGTGAAATCGAAGGCCTTCAGATCAAGAAAGATAGGATGTGGATTCCTGTTAAGCCACGCCCTAATGCCTTTATAATCAACATTGGAGACATTTTGGAGGTATGTATGTGTACTACCTTGGGGGTGTTTAAATTTAGAGGAATTATGGGCTTGTGTTGTACACCGGttttcaattctcactgtttgaTAATCCAGGCCATTGGTCTGTCGCATCCCGTTGTCAATGGTGAATGGACTATGACCCGAAAATCTCCTCAAATGGACAACTTTAATTGTTTGATTTGTAATCCCACAAATAGACAATTATGAATTGATACAAGAACAGGATGTGCCCTGGTCGTTTTGCTTCTGTCATCAAATTCAGATGTATTCACCTATTATTTTTTCTATGCTTTGGCAGATAGTAAGCAATGGCGTGTATCGTAGCATCAAGCACAGGGCAACAGTAAACTCAATGCATGAGAGGCTGTCGATAGCTGCATTCTACAGTCCCAAACTAACAGGAGATATAGGCCCTGCGCCCAGTCTGATTAGCCCACAAACCCCACCACAGTTCAGACATGTTAGTGTGGAAACGTACTTCAAGGAACTCTTTACTAGGAAACTTGCAGGCAAGGCGTATGTCGACTACTTTCGGATAGACCATGGAGAAGGCAATGCTAGTACTAATTGAGGGTGTTTACCTATACATAAGCTTTTCAGCATGCACAATATTTCCAGATTAAGCTTAAGGTATTAAGCTTTGTATTGGATCTGTGCTCTACATAGAACAGGCAATAGACAACATGTTATGTCATAAATAAATATTGCATATATGTTGATATCAGGGTGTTTTATTGAAGGTCTGATGAGTTAATGTACCTCATATTTCATTTCTGTAATCGTTATAGTTATTATATCTGCAATGAATAAACACCCTATTCCACTACCTTGGTAATTACCCATGATAGCAGTTTCCAATTGTAATGTGAAATGATCTATGGTTTCTGCCACCGCGCATTGGTCGAGCCTGTTAAGAGTTTAGACACATGGCATCTGTACTGGATACATCTTTGAATCAATGTCAAACATGTTCCTGTTACATCCACAACGATAGTTGTTCAGATCAAATCAAAGACTGGCAGTTGTTCAGATTTTCCACCAGAAGGTGActctcaaatttatttttctttttttttttaggccaATCTAAGCTCGGGGAGAACTCTATGATATCTCAAGCAATCTGAGAACCTTGgtatcaatttaaaaagctatgATGGTGGTCCAGTAAAGGAAACTACTAGGGAGATGACAATCTTTGGTGTTTCAGCATGACAAGTTGAAAGTAGTTAAAATGTTAAGGAAGCCTTAAAGAAAGCAACCATCATTATCTTTTGATGTTTTTGTAAACCAGAAATCAGAGAAAACATGAGCCAGATTAAATTTAAGGAGGTTGGCAAGGTCAAGGACAAGGACTCTGAAAAGAAGAACAAGTTCATTTAGGAATTAAAACATGAGAACAGTAGCATGAAAGGCTAAAACATAGCAAAACAATATGGTATTTGAAGCAGATGTATCTGAAAAAGCTATGCGAAACTCAGTTTGAAGAAGCTATGATGGAGATTGATGGgggttttgctttttatttttagagcGAGTACATAGTAAGGATTGACTTCATCCATAAATCTTTACAATCCACAAATGTCTTATTTGATGACATTCAAACTGATAAGGAATGTGTGAGCACAATTTGAAAAATCAGAGATCGGGACCATTGATCATCACCCAAACGCGTGTGGTGAGACTGGGAATCACAAAGGAATAGTGCTCTTCCTGACCATATGtgtattttcttttgatttctgtCCTTTTTCTCTTGTTTCTTGTTGTTTTTAGCAATGGGGTTGCTAATTCCCTTCTATTGACTCCAATCCACCATCCTAACATTCAGATCATCAACTCTTCTAAGGTGAAACAATCCTTTCATTTGGGAAACAATAATTTTCTTCTTAATCATGATTTAAACTGTTCAAAAACAGTTTTGCAAAATAAGTGAcattaataatagtaataataatatgaAGTCGAAGCAATTAGAAACTTGATAAACAAGCTGATGTGGGGACTACCTGAGATCTCCACCTCAAACAGTCGGATCAAGAGGTGCTCATGGCCTTTGATCCAAACACAATTTCTGGCTTGAACCAAGTTCTGAAGCAAGGGAACAGTCCTTACCCTTGGGTAATTCATTATTCATTGATATTGTCATGGCATCTTATAGAAAAGAACTCTGGATTTTCTATAAGCCAGCATAAGTGATATCTACTGATATGGTAAGCAACTTTAGTTAGGATCCTGGTTtcaatagaaatctagaaatttaCTGGCATGATAGGTAATTCTTGGTTTATGAATCTAGGTTTTGCAGGATATCCTTGAACTTGATCTGATAAGAAAAGCGTAGCTGGATGAAACAACAAAAACTGGGAGGACTCAATCTAATGTAGAATGGACAGAAGTGTTCTAATTCCATGGTCATAATCTTTTTAGGGCACCAACAACTCACAATCCAGATATCTTATCGTTAAGATTCGATTGAACATTGTGGTTTTCGCCAGACAGTACCAGATGATGCATGCTTCCAAATTAACACAAAGGGGGTAGATGGACATTGTATGATCACGTGGAGATGAAATATTGATTATGATTTTTAGAGGGTGATACTAAGAATATAAAATGAAATGGGTGAAAGGAGTACCAATCCAGTTATTTGACAACTCATTTGCCACTCTGTGGACGTCACTCGATTTTGGCTCCCATCATTATTCAATCAAATGCTTCCTTAACATGAAGCGGACCTCACAATGATATGTTTATTATATcaacactgttcattcatttttcgagatcattttagagtagaagcccaaaaatgagtcatatccaaagctcaagtggacctcacaaaAATTAGAAGTAAGGACAATGATTCTCGCCAATTAAAATCGTAGGACcaaccataaggtttattttccatccaatctgtttataaggtcatacaggtggaccacacaaaaaataGAAGTGAGGACAAGGATTCTCGCCATTACAACATTCGTAGGGCcaaccataaggtttattttccatccaatctgtttataaggtcatacagacatggatgaagaggaaaaacaaatattcgtattgatccaaaacttctatgacctcgAAAAGATTTCAAtgataaacgttcaatccccaactgctttttacagtatggtccacttgatctttggatctattttatttttcagccCTAGCtctgcaaatggatggacggtttggatataacacctacatcatggtccacttgatccttggatctatcttatttttcagccgTAGCtctgcaaatggatggacggtttggatataacacctacatcatgatggacccacacaACCTGGTGACGTCAAAACACCATCCcgattggtggtgtgtggtacaccagccaatccgcattCGAACAACACACATCCTTGCCTCATAGAACTAATTACGTTGACGCCTCTtcatccggaaacggattggctactcccccgccaccggcccgtggctggtggtcggtgttctatgggccccaccatggtgtatgtgtgttcatccattccgttcatccatttttactgatcattttagtgcttgatgccaaaaatgaaagggataaaaatctcaggtggaccacaccacatgaaaacaatagtgattagatacccaccattaaaatcctcctaagacccactgtactgtttatttgaaatcaaatctgttgattaggtcatacaggcccagattaagggaaaaaacaaaaatcagcttgatccaaaacttctatggcccccaaaatgtttttaatggtcgacgctcattcaacactgcttcctgtaatgtggtccatttgagattaggacacatctcatttttggtctcttactgtaaaatgatctataaaaatagatggacggcatggatgaaacacatacatcatggtggggcccacagaggctggtgtaagggggggagtagccaatccgtttcctcttcATCCCACCTAGGTAATGGTCGATTCCAAACAGGACAGCCTTGCATGTCCACATCAGCGCGTGTGGAATGGGTGCACGGCACATTTCCACGTGATACCACAGCGAAACTGCTCATAATGCACATGCAAACAAACAATCCCATGTGCATTAATAACTCGCTGTGGTTGAATCTCCAACACCGAATAATGGGTGACCAGAGATGGGACACGTCACTGTATTGAGCGGTTGATAATTTTCAATAAATGTACCACAACGAAAAGGTTAGCCCATGAAAGAAGCGCACCACAGCCAAACTCCTCGTACTACGCATGCACAAACAATACCATTTGCATTAAAGGTTCGCTGCGGGCGAATCTCCGACACCGTAGGATGGGTgaccagaggtgggtcccacgtcccttATCCAGTCTTCATTGAACGGTCGATAAGTTTCACACATGAAAGAAGTGTGCAGTTGATCAGAGGCCCACGTACTGGCAGCCAGAGAAGGAGTAGCAGTCAAGACAAAGACTCGAATGTGTTCTATGCCTGCCTTTGGATATAGGACATGTTTGATGGTGTCCAACAAATGCAAATGGAAAATATAGCAGACCCATTCAAGTGACCACAACAATAACAACAGCCACAACAGTCAAGTGACCACAACAAGAACAACAGCAACAACAGTTCTAGAGCTGGACACCtagtcaaaccgagttgagttgggcTCGGCTCGGATCAATCAGATGCTGCCCCCAGCTCAAGTTCGGCTCAGTGATCAAGCCCgtttggccagctcgactcggctcagtcagcagctcaggccagaaCGAGCTGAGTTCAGCTCAAACTTTTGAGCTGAGTGTTAGTTTGGCCAGGTCGAATCAGCTTAGTCTGCAGCTCGGGCCAGATCgacggtcatgaatttttccatcatctccttgtccaaaactaaccttcataactctctctttagtggtcgaatttagactattttgagctcattggaatggtaactcaacaagcatccaaatcggaccagattTGCCTAGTTCCAAGACCgtttggtatcccaaaagcccgttagaactcttcgatcgtcattttgcaatttggattgttaatctttccaaatcacgcgatccaacagagacgctcataactccctcgtttgatgtcggattgggttgatttttagtcatccaaaagttactttagtgctctttcattcctgactggaatcgtcatattctgaacCATTTGGACAACCGCAAGTGatatcgcagtcgtcagtcctgaatttttccttcatctccttctccaattgtaaccttcataactttctcttcagtggtcgaatttggactattttgagctcattggaatggtaacctgaCAAGCTTTggttaatttggttttgcaaCGGATCTGCACCATCGTTAATTcatgattttggcgtagtgactcTCCATGGTAATAGGTTAACTACAGCCCCATTGTTAACCATATTCTTGGTAATAGGCCATTTATTCAGATGGGATGATATATATTATGCTTTGAGGTTGGTGTGTCATACTGTGGGTAAGTTTATCCATGACTACTCGGACACGTCCCTCGCCTCCACTGTGATTACGTTGACCTGTGGTACTGTATCATCCTTGGCCCCATTTCCAGCAACTTCCTTAAATGGAAAAGAAGCGTATTGGGTGATCTTATTGCTGGCTCCTCCTACCCCATTGTGGGGCTTGAACTTTCACATGATGGGATTAGGTACACTTTGCCACACCAAACCCTCCTGGTTCAAAGGAACTTGACCTCCATCAAGGCATGAATTTGTACATATATTCATCCTACATTTATTTCAACCATTTACAataaaatattaaacaaaaaaaaaaaataaaaaaatctgttgATCTTTCTTGACAGTCACTGTTCATCCGAAAATcagtttaaaaaaagaagaaaaagaaatcaatccaatctaGACATAGACAGGCTATCCTTATTGTTTGTCTAGGAGTGTCTAGCTCTTTGCCAAGTGgaaatcattaaattcatatcCGTCACCCAATTGGAGAACTCTTGCATAAACGGTGTAGTCCTACTGCTGCCATTTCTTTCATGTGAAAACTGAATAACATTAAAATCCGCACGGACATAACAAGAGAAAGTCCATATGTTTCTGACCctgtttgatgcaggacatgaaaatttaaatatgctatgcaagattccaggctttagatcatactagttcagaaacaatcacacaaaatttcacatcccacataaagtcaagcactcaacaaaggggaatctatgcaggtccaagcctacacacgctagggctggatcaattaaagttatagaccaaataattctcaaagtagagtaaattcatctacacatgcacagaaatattctcccaatccaagggattcacaggtttcaattcggggaaccctagggttgaAGAAAAGGGTATAAAAGTTgggatttaggacaatctagggttaggattagggaaatcaggtgggagatgagtgaaagagaggagagagaagaccTGTAACcagtccgcacgtgtgtggggcttaCGAACCCAAAAACTGCCACCTTGGGTCTAGTCAGCTAGGGCTGGGCCACACACTCACCAAGTTTCAACGCGATCTGATGTCTGGtccgtgcgtggtgctccgccgaagtttcagccctcctgtagggccaaattcgggaaatctgttgtagagaaGGTTTGGCTACAAAATAATGATGGATTTGTAGGTGGAATGATTGTAGGAGAAGATGAATATGaatggtagaaggtgggggcgaattgggatgggtgtggcttcgcatcacggtagtagctcttcgaagaagggagggtttcacacccaattaggttttcacaactcagagagaagcaggaaaacgcaaaaattttattccaatcatcaatcagaaaaaaagactacaaggggtgcctatttattaTAAAATCTTATACCCTAAAACTCATGCTATGTGTGCatcctattacttagagacgaagtaatcacaaataacaactaatcaaagcaatttaaaccgtccatgatgtttttaataacaataataaccaaagctcaaagtactagattgtttagaatagtgggccacgatcatgagaacccatggtgggattcacatgacgatcgagtctactccaaggaaccaaaacacagtcttctaattaggaggccctccctggacgtcgtcatcgatccagatcgatggtggggccctcctccttccGTACGTGCATTTAGGGGGGCATGCGTGTGCCTGTGATGTCCCCATTACTGTTTAGTCCCTACCAAAAATCTGCCATTAGATTTTGTTTTGATGGTCCATATACCACCGATAGCACCCATGTAAAGTCATCTGGAACCTCCTTAGAATGGATACTGAGATATATTCCGATAGTATGTTCCAAGTGCATTGCCATATCCTCAAATGTTATGATTCTTTAACTAGCATTTTATATCATGTTGTTTGCTTCGTTGCTTTGACTCTACACTGttctttttctatttcatttGTTGGAATTGAAGTTTGTTGGGTATTAATAGGACACAGCTCGTGCCTGCTATGGCCCTAAGCACGTTGAAGTTGCCCATGAGAGAATGGCAATCCAGACTCTTTTAATCACTGATGATCTTTTCAGGTAAGTACTGTATAGTTCCAGCCAATGAGAATTCATACTTGGAAAACTAACAGAACAGTACTAATTTCATGCTTTCTTAGATGATCTCGAATACCGTAGAAATGGCTAAACAATTTACATTAAGTGTGAAATAAATTTTAGTACTATTTCTGCTGATGGTTGCAAATTGTGATCTGTTTTGAATTGCCGATGAAGAATGTTGCTTTAGTTTCTTCCAGATCCATATGTTAGAAGTCCTATTATCTTCTCGTCATGCTATAAATCTAGTTatgttcaatgttttaaatatcaacgatatcaaccgatatatcctaggatatatcttgtatcccacctgtgcgatacaaaatgcacaggtagtgccaatatacctattcgatccaatgagcattttcgattttcgatcttCGATcgatgtttttgttgtaaatcacgttaaaccaatgttaaatggttacaaatctgagattcttcatattttccatgaaaaatcatggatttggaacttcgatttcgagatttaggggagataggtcaagttgcggaaaattgagaaatatcgaaatttctcaatttctcgcaaatcaattgcaatctttgtatctaaacacaaaattaaacatgtatgtaacctgatctagtgattcttcttttgcttttgaatctattgcttgtgtttccatacatttcTTCTTACGttgataaattat
Coding sequences:
- the LOC131248844 gene encoding oxoglutarate-dependent flavonoid 7-O-demethylase 1-like, giving the protein MMLLCIMSNIENVVQLVNHGVSSTLVEKMKLEIQEFFKLPLEEKKKYCQKEGDVEGLGQAFVVSEEQKLDWGDMFFLNTLPPHLRKPHLFDDLPPSFRETLGTYAVELKKLAMAILGFMARALGMKVEEMRELFEEGFQSMRINYFPPCPRPESVIGLSPHSDSVGLTILLQISEIEGLQIKKDRMWIPVKPRPNAFIINIGDILEIVSNGVYRSIKHRATVNSMHERLSIAAFYSPKLTGDIGPAPSLISPQTPPQFRHVSVETYFKELFTRKLAGKAYVDYFRIDHGEGNASTN